The following proteins come from a genomic window of Triticum aestivum cultivar Chinese Spring chromosome 6A, IWGSC CS RefSeq v2.1, whole genome shotgun sequence:
- the LOC123127380 gene encoding transcription factor GTE4, whose product MSRWAPEIKVYSRRNPRKNPKPPPEDPTPDPNPPPEPSPDPNPHPEPCPIPNSDPLEQTLASFRRSIRRPEAEDAVPPLSDPAAPTSPPPLSPTSSPHGAPAAASGDFSSGLARDGAAVPNGHADIDIRAAADDKARKRRVRSELRRQLASELDQVRVLSKRLKAAGEALAVEASQSVPRPPPLLTAGYVQPQFSGSDAVTPVQAPVAASVPPVRSFLPRRPLIVPEVHTESLDKEKRTPKANQLYQNSEFLLAKDRIPPSDSHGRKKTKHHKKKHRSSSAHGAGYNAEQRLYSHAFKKSSSLLSRLMKHKFGWVFNKPVDPVALGLHDYFAIIKHPMDLGTIKGQLTRGHYRDPKEFANDVRLTFHNAMTYNPKGQDVHFMAEQLLGIFEAQWPEIEAEVDYLASCPPLPKKFPPPPIDLRLLERSDSLKHHMVLDSKSRPISHTPISVRTPSLKKPKAKDLDKRDMTIDEKRKLSNNLQNLPPEKLDIVVQIIKNKNLSVRQHEDEIEVEIDSMDAETLWELDRFVANFKKNLSKQKRKAERAMLARQDVELRALHAAQQTSQQPNIGEKSPKLNLMVGEQLAPSVPDQNNNNGPSASRSSSSSSTSSDSDSSSSDSDSDSSSTDGSNAANSS is encoded by the exons GACCCCCTTGAGCAAACCCTAGCCTCGTTCCGTCGCTCGATTCGTCGCCCGGAGGCTGAGGATGCGGTGCCGCCGCTCTCCGATCCGGCCGCACcgacttctcctcctcctctttctcccACATCGTCGCCGCACGGGGCACCGGCTGCCGCCTCCGGCGATTTCTCCTCCGGCCTTGCCCGGGATGGCGCCGCCGTTCCAAACGGTCATGCCGACATCGACATCCGGGCGGCCGCGGATGACAAGGCTCGGAAGCGCAGGGTCCGGAGCGAGCTGCGTCGGCAGCTTGCGTCAGAACTCGACCAGGTACGCGTGCTCTCCAAGCGCCTCAAGGCGGCTGGCGAGGCCTTGGCAGTTGAGGCATCCCAGTCCGTACCTCGGCCACCGCCTCTGCTCACTGCTGGGTATGTGCAACCCCAATTCTCAGGCAGTGATGCTGTGACGCCCGTACAGGCCCCAGTTGCTGCTTCTGTTCCTCCTGTCCGCTCGTTCCTACCACGCCGCCCGCTAATTGTGCCAGAAGTTCACACAGAATCACTTGACAAGGAAAAGCGAACACCAAAGGCCAATCAGCTTTACCAAAATTCAGAGTTCTTGCTTGCCAAAGATAGGATACCGCCATCAGATTCACATGGCCGGAAGAAAACCAAGCACCACAAGAAGAAACACCGTTCCTCGTCAGCTCATGGTGCAGGTTACAACGCTGAGCAGCGACTCTACTCGCATGCATTTAAGAAGTCTTCATCCCTGCTGTCCCGACTAATGAAGCACAAATTTGGGTGGGTGTTTAACAAGCCTGTTGATCCTGTTGCACTTGGGTTGCATGACTATTTTGCCATTATTAAGCACCCGATGGATCTTGGCACTATAAAGGGGCAGCTTACTCGTGGGCATTACAGGGACCCAAAGGAGTTTGCTAATGATGTACGGCTAACATTCCATAATGCCATGACGTATAATCCCAAAGGGCAGGATGTGCATTTCATGGCTGAGCAATTGTTAGGAATTTTTGAAGCTCAGTGGCCTGAGATTGAGGCTGAGGTTGACTACCTTGCGTCATGCCCACCTTTGCCGAAGAAGTTTCCACCTCCCCCGATAGACTTGCGCTTACTAGAGAGGTCAGATTCCTTAAAGCACCATATGGTGCTGGACTCCAAGTCAAGGCCGATAAGTCATACTCCTATTAGTGTCCGCACTCCATCATTGAAGAAGCCGAAGGCAAAGGATCTGGATAAAAGAGATATGACGATAGATGAGAAGCGTAAACTTAGCAATAACCTTCAGAACTTGCCTCCTGAAAAGCTTGATATTGTTGTGCAGATCATTAAGAACAAGAATCTTTCAGTTAGGCAGCATGAAGATGAGATTGAGGTTGAGATAGATAGCATGGATGCGGAGACACTTTGGGAACTTGATAGATTTGTTGCTAACTTCAAGAAGAACCTGAGCAAGCAAAAGAGGAAGGCTGAGcgtgcaatgcttgcaaggcaagATGTAGAGTTGCGTGCTCTGCATGCTGCACAACAAACA AGTCAACAACCTAATATTGGTGAAAAATCTCCAAAGCTAA ATTTGATGGTGGGCGAGCAATTAGCACCTTCTGTGCCAGACCAAAATAATAATAATGGACCGAGTGCCAGTAGATCTAGCAGCTCAAGCAGCACCAGCAGTGATTCAGATTCCTCTTCTAGTG ACTCGGACAGTGACAGCTCTTCTACAGATGGATCAAATGCTGCCAATTCATCTTGA